Proteins found in one Salinibacter grassmerensis genomic segment:
- a CDS encoding LytTR family DNA-binding domain-containing protein, with the protein MQFVKTDAIEWVEAAGDYVQLHTPDTTHLLRKTMQEMEAALDGDQFLRIHRSTIVNVDCLQEMRPYGSNNEYTVILEDGTKRKLSRTYQDEVDSFFDGAL; encoded by the coding sequence GTGCAGTTCGTGAAGACCGACGCCATCGAGTGGGTGGAAGCAGCGGGCGATTACGTGCAGCTCCACACCCCCGACACGACGCACCTTCTGCGCAAGACGATGCAGGAGATGGAGGCGGCACTCGACGGGGACCAGTTCCTCCGAATCCACCGCTCGACCATCGTGAACGTAGACTGCCTTCAGGAAATGCGGCCCTACGGCTCCAACAACGAGTACACCGTCATCCTGGAGGACGGCACGAAGCGCAAGCTCAGCCGCACCTACCAGGACGAGGTGGATTCATTCTTCGACGGGGCGCTTTAA
- a CDS encoding putative toxin-antitoxin system toxin component, PIN family, with product MLRKGCGADACRWRVEARVAVDTNIFVPLAFSGLPRQVVELWFDDRITLSLSDPTVMEYQKALQKTGAVGRSEKRVPIEAFASREVVLYTPDPPSIKGISSDLDDNKILEYAPELEAEAVVSGDSDLLELGSHMGIPVPAT from the coding sequence GTGCTCAGGAAGGGCTGTGGGGCGGACGCCTGCCGGTGGAGGGTCGAGGCAAGGGTTGCCGTTGATACAAACATCTTCGTGCCCTTGGCTTTCAGCGGCCTTCCTCGGCAGGTTGTGGAGCTTTGGTTCGACGACCGAATCACGCTTTCCCTCTCCGATCCGACCGTGATGGAGTACCAGAAGGCTCTCCAAAAGACCGGTGCAGTAGGCAGGTCGGAGAAGCGCGTCCCGATCGAAGCGTTTGCCTCTAGGGAGGTCGTCTTGTACACCCCCGATCCACCGTCGATTAAAGGCATAAGTTCGGATCTGGATGACAACAAAATTCTCGAATATGCTCCGGAGTTGGAGGCAGAGGCTGTCGTGTCCGGAGATTCAGATCTTCTGGAACTCGGGTCTCACATGGGGATTCCGGTCCCCGCGACTTGA
- a CDS encoding homocysteine S-methyltransferase family protein codes for MKNLLTRPSGNPVLLDGGLGQELIRRGMLDTEPSLWSANALTEAPDLVQEVHEDYLRAGADVITTNTYATPPERLSEAGLEGRAEALNQKAGRLAERARAAVGQDALIAGSLPPIRGSYRPDLVGEMDEIEPQYREQAGYLAPHVDFFLCETMSTPGEAQAAARGAASTGCPVLVSYTIADPSSPEEAEPRLRDGRSLEEAVEALSGLPVEGILLNCSYPESISAAVPVLRELTDRPVGAYANAFTHIPDDFDEHADALNSGARPEQREDLSPEAYAKHVENWLSAGADIVGGCCEVGPGHVAHLRTMIDSAADTRRAAG; via the coding sequence ATGAAAAACCTACTGACACGACCCTCCGGCAACCCTGTACTGCTGGACGGCGGCCTGGGTCAGGAACTGATCCGCCGGGGCATGCTGGACACGGAGCCTTCACTCTGGTCCGCAAATGCCCTCACCGAAGCCCCTGACCTAGTGCAGGAGGTGCACGAGGACTACCTGCGCGCAGGCGCAGACGTGATCACCACCAACACCTACGCTACGCCCCCGGAACGCCTCTCAGAGGCTGGCCTGGAAGGCCGGGCCGAGGCGCTCAACCAAAAGGCCGGCCGCCTGGCGGAGCGCGCACGGGCAGCGGTTGGCCAGGACGCTCTCATTGCGGGATCTCTACCTCCGATTCGAGGGAGTTACCGGCCCGACTTGGTCGGCGAGATGGACGAGATCGAGCCACAGTACCGCGAGCAGGCCGGCTACCTGGCCCCACACGTCGACTTCTTCCTCTGTGAGACGATGTCGACCCCAGGTGAGGCCCAGGCGGCGGCCAGAGGAGCCGCATCGACCGGGTGTCCAGTGCTGGTGTCGTATACGATTGCGGACCCCTCGTCGCCGGAAGAGGCCGAGCCGCGTCTTCGCGACGGGCGGTCTCTCGAGGAAGCGGTCGAAGCACTGTCGGGGCTTCCGGTGGAGGGAATCCTGCTGAACTGCTCCTACCCCGAAAGCATCTCGGCGGCCGTGCCAGTCCTCCGCGAGCTGACCGACCGGCCAGTCGGCGCTTACGCCAACGCGTTTACTCACATCCCGGATGACTTCGACGAGCATGCGGACGCCCTGAACTCGGGCGCCAGACCCGAACAGCGCGAGGACCTTTCTCCCGAAGCCTACGCCAAGCATGTCGAAAACTGGCTGAGCGCCGGCGCCGATATCGTGGGCGGGTGCTGCGAGGTTGGGCCGGGTCACGTTGCTCACCTGCGCACCATGATCGATAGCGCGGCGGACACTCGCCGGGCAGCGGGATAG